The Aureispira anguillae genome contains a region encoding:
- a CDS encoding Ig-like domain-containing protein, whose product MKINLLKSQWFYRCSILLCLAVYWSNPALAQCDVIYASPTGITTNDGSEANPVDLSTALNQACLQNRKHIRLLSGTYNLTHKIIIGCDDIIIDGDWEVVLGIGRKNSSLTTTININSPLETSAYDGSTGTNVGYYIGVEAIGQNNQLIQDITFNVKNGGTSGTASGTTANRGNSVYGFYFRSSNGWHLERCTMNTGSGTRGINGINRPTAIAGSTGGTGSAADCDDDCTTNRGGNGGTGGGGITGAPTNNDFSCRNSGQNGSGGNSGTARQGGGGGSGGSAGAEDNRGGNGGAGGAGGGGTGGSGGAYGNGNGTNGSGSCSSVNATVGTIGTPGVNGSNGAALPISTTFSNFWLPSGQSASGTDGTGGGGGGGGGGGGGQGCFFCTDGTGGGGGGGGGGGQGGQGGTGGWGSGGSFSMFIVASNGTRNNVTLVAGAAPLGGNAGSGGNGGSGGNGGGLGGTSGGLFGCSSCEVGIGGVGGRGGNGGRGGNGGAGANGRSEQVRTVSGAAVTSTTSPNITQIITNEPLEGCQNSEIIITKNGGTWGLPAVASFIDDLENGVSSYTNSSTPAIISYTTVGSQDIIIDGVTYAGFVQINTARALPTFDPAMSVTICEGQTFTMNTPAAASEYEWILFEGANNTTNPIGIYNTKVASFPTPVTGATVNYHLRLRVKDNCCGWSAPVYFDFDAIPTSAGPVVTLDTVCAGQSATISTTGSGTLNWYSDALGQINIATGPAPTLVLNTPVLHQNTVFYAGQSVGSCTGPLTSAEVIVNPLPNQPSTTPIAVCFGEDVILSATGSGSGDLVFYDNSLTEIGRTTMSTGTPNASLNLGALAAGAHTYYVREYDGSCESPLNLIGVTVNALPSAPTASGTSICANGSTTLSASSTGSINWYADAALTNLVGTGSSYTTGALTTTTNYYTTQIDNNGCESAFTLVTVTVNPNPTNPTGTGATICLGQTATLTATSSGGTTTWFSDAAGNNAVGTGTSFTSPALNQNTTYFVQESDGNACQSDLVAVTITVNPLPNTPSTSPVFVCNGDDVILSATGTGTGDLVFYDNTLTEVGRVTMGGNPNATFNAGTLATGTHTYSVREDNGTCLSNPAAISVTVNAIPTAPTANNSNICSGNSTTLIATATGTTNWYSDMALTNLLNTGSTYNTGNLTTTTDFYVTQIDANGCESPATTVTVTINPLPADPTGTPDTVCTGTPATLLAMGTGGTLNWYSDASATILVGTGTSLTTPALAQNTTYYIQEVSANGCLSNIIAITAVVNTTPNPPSSNSVIVCLGQDAILSATGSGLGDIVFYDNTSTEVGRINMGGNPIATFNAGTLAAGNHVFYTTEDNGTCESGLVAIGVTVNTLPATPTASDITICAGNVATLSASGSVNWYSDLPLTNLVATTNTFVTGNLTTTTNFYVTAVDQNGCMSAIDTATVTVDPIPTTPITTADTTCEGNSATLTAIGSGGTLNWYSDATGTNMIGTGTTLPLSIVNQSTTYYVNETDNSTGCVSAMAMATVVVNPSPNPPSASNVTICSGSDAILSATGSGSGDLVFYDNNNTELGRFTMSTANTTGTFNTGTLAVGNYVFFVAEDAGDCISPLTSINVDVRQLPAAPTAFNDSPVCEGETVFVQSSTIAGATYNWTGPNGFATTLQNFNLTNITTAEAGTYQVAVSLNGCTSNSTSTTVTVNTRPVLNSLTSNSPLCELEDLSITTTPVSGATYNWTGPNGFTATTQDIAISAVLETDHQGFYSLVATDANGCASLPLSTLVMITALPDAGLANSNSPVCIGEDLKLEVQEVFGATYAWTGPNGFTATSRTPIINATQADSGLYTVVVTVNNCSSTYTTNVEIAPAPSITVIADTNTVLGTPIQLWAAGGIGYEWSPATDLDNVNIPNPTFTPSGLGTFTYTVSTYNTLGCSASTKLNITVTQPTIEDLKIVDLFTPNGDGVNDYWSVNFLQDPAIGPYQLQIVSRGGIEVLNTQNYQNDWYGTFNGQNLPDGTYWYIIHLENEDKTIKGAVTIKR is encoded by the coding sequence ATGTGATGATATTATCATTGATGGTGATTGGGAAGTTGTATTAGGTATCGGTCGAAAAAATAGTAGTTTGACTACTACAATCAATATCAACTCTCCATTAGAAACTTCTGCCTATGATGGTAGTACAGGAACAAATGTAGGCTACTACATTGGAGTTGAAGCTATTGGACAGAACAATCAATTAATCCAAGATATTACCTTTAACGTAAAAAATGGAGGCACTTCTGGTACAGCATCTGGAACAACAGCTAATAGAGGTAATAGTGTTTATGGTTTCTATTTCCGTAGTTCCAATGGCTGGCATCTAGAACGCTGTACCATGAATACAGGATCAGGAACTAGAGGCATAAACGGTATCAATAGACCTACAGCTATTGCTGGTAGCACAGGTGGTACAGGTAGTGCCGCAGATTGTGATGATGATTGTACGACCAACCGTGGAGGAAATGGTGGTACAGGCGGCGGTGGTATTACTGGTGCTCCCACCAATAATGATTTTTCCTGTCGAAATTCAGGTCAAAATGGTTCAGGAGGCAACTCTGGAACTGCCCGTCAAGGTGGCGGTGGCGGTTCTGGTGGTTCTGCTGGTGCTGAAGACAACCGTGGAGGGAATGGTGGTGCAGGAGGCGCAGGAGGCGGCGGTACTGGTGGCTCAGGCGGTGCCTATGGCAATGGTAATGGCACTAATGGTAGTGGTTCTTGTAGTTCTGTAAATGCTACTGTGGGAACGATTGGAACTCCTGGTGTAAATGGTTCCAATGGCGCTGCATTACCAATTTCTACAACATTTAGTAATTTTTGGCTACCTTCTGGACAAAGCGCTAGTGGTACTGACGGCACCGGTGGTGGTGGCGGCGGTGGCGGCGGCGGTGGCGGCGGTCAAGGTTGCTTCTTTTGTACCGACGGCACCGGAGGCGGTGGCGGCGGCGGCGGTGGCGGCGGCCAAGGTGGTCAAGGTGGCACTGGTGGTTGGGGATCTGGTGGGTCCTTTTCTATGTTTATCGTTGCTAGTAATGGGACTCGCAATAATGTAACCTTGGTTGCTGGTGCAGCTCCGCTTGGAGGCAATGCTGGTTCTGGTGGCAACGGCGGTTCTGGCGGCAATGGTGGTGGCTTAGGTGGCACCAGTGGAGGATTGTTTGGTTGTTCTTCTTGTGAAGTAGGAATTGGTGGAGTTGGTGGTCGTGGTGGCAATGGCGGTCGTGGTGGTAATGGTGGTGCTGGTGCTAACGGGCGTAGTGAGCAAGTACGTACAGTTAGTGGAGCAGCGGTTACATCAACAACGTCTCCTAATATCACTCAAATAATAACCAATGAGCCATTAGAAGGTTGTCAAAATTCCGAAATTATCATTACTAAAAATGGAGGAACATGGGGACTTCCTGCTGTTGCTTCGTTTATTGATGATTTAGAAAATGGAGTAAGTTCTTATACCAACAGTTCTACCCCTGCTATTATTTCTTACACGACAGTAGGATCACAAGATATTATTATTGATGGGGTAACTTATGCTGGTTTTGTTCAAATTAATACAGCTCGTGCATTGCCAACCTTTGATCCCGCCATGTCAGTTACGATTTGCGAAGGGCAAACCTTTACGATGAATACCCCTGCTGCTGCTTCAGAGTACGAATGGATATTATTTGAAGGGGCAAACAATACGACCAATCCTATTGGCATTTACAATACAAAAGTAGCTTCTTTTCCTACTCCCGTAACAGGTGCAACCGTCAATTATCATCTTCGCCTTAGAGTTAAGGACAATTGTTGTGGTTGGTCTGCTCCCGTTTATTTCGATTTTGATGCAATCCCTACCTCGGCGGGTCCTGTCGTAACCTTAGATACTGTTTGTGCTGGCCAATCAGCTACCATATCCACTACTGGTTCAGGTACCCTCAACTGGTATAGTGATGCACTAGGGCAAATTAATATTGCTACAGGTCCTGCCCCTACCTTAGTCTTAAATACCCCCGTACTCCATCAAAATACCGTATTCTATGCGGGGCAATCGGTAGGCTCTTGTACTGGACCACTAACTTCAGCAGAAGTTATTGTCAATCCATTACCGAACCAACCTAGTACAACTCCTATAGCCGTCTGCTTTGGTGAAGATGTTATCTTGTCTGCGACGGGCTCAGGTTCTGGTGACTTAGTTTTTTATGACAATAGTCTAACTGAAATTGGTCGAACAACAATGTCAACTGGAACACCTAATGCAAGCCTTAATTTAGGAGCATTAGCCGCAGGTGCGCACACCTATTATGTAAGAGAATATGATGGCAGCTGCGAATCACCACTCAATCTAATTGGTGTTACGGTCAATGCTTTACCTAGTGCTCCAACTGCTTCAGGAACTAGTATTTGTGCCAATGGTTCTACAACCTTGTCCGCAAGCTCAACAGGTAGTATCAACTGGTATGCGGATGCAGCACTAACGAACTTAGTAGGAACTGGAAGTTCTTATACAACAGGAGCATTAACAACAACAACAAACTATTATACAACTCAAATAGACAATAATGGCTGTGAAAGTGCTTTTACTCTTGTTACTGTAACCGTTAATCCCAATCCTACCAATCCTACGGGAACTGGAGCGACTATCTGTTTAGGACAAACGGCAACCCTTACTGCTACCTCCTCTGGTGGAACGACAACTTGGTTTAGCGATGCAGCGGGGAATAATGCTGTTGGAACAGGAACTTCCTTTACTAGTCCTGCATTAAACCAAAATACCACCTATTTTGTACAAGAATCGGATGGTAACGCTTGTCAAAGTGACCTAGTAGCTGTAACTATCACGGTCAATCCATTGCCCAATACGCCAAGCACTAGTCCTGTTTTTGTTTGTAATGGAGATGATGTCATCCTCTCGGCTACTGGCACAGGAACAGGTGATTTAGTATTTTATGATAACACACTTACAGAAGTAGGTCGGGTAACAATGGGAGGAAATCCTAATGCTACTTTTAATGCTGGTACTCTAGCAACTGGTACGCATACTTATAGTGTTCGTGAAGACAATGGTACTTGCTTATCCAACCCTGCAGCAATTAGTGTCACAGTTAATGCTATCCCCACTGCACCTACTGCGAATAACAGCAATATTTGCTCTGGCAATTCAACTACTTTAATCGCTACTGCTACAGGCACAACCAATTGGTATAGCGATATGGCATTGACCAATTTATTAAATACAGGATCAACCTATAACACAGGCAACCTCACTACTACTACTGATTTTTATGTAACTCAAATAGACGCTAATGGCTGTGAAAGTCCAGCTACTACCGTTACCGTTACCATCAACCCATTGCCTGCTGATCCTACAGGAACCCCAGATACAGTTTGCACAGGCACTCCTGCTACATTATTGGCTATGGGAACAGGAGGAACATTAAATTGGTATAGCGATGCTTCTGCTACTATATTAGTTGGAACAGGAACTTCATTGACAACACCTGCTTTAGCTCAGAATACGACTTATTATATTCAAGAAGTTTCAGCGAATGGTTGTTTGAGTAATATAATCGCTATTACAGCTGTTGTTAATACCACTCCCAATCCTCCAAGCTCCAATTCAGTAATTGTTTGTTTAGGGCAAGATGCCATTTTATCAGCTACGGGATCTGGATTAGGAGATATTGTTTTTTATGACAATACATCAACTGAAGTTGGTCGAATAAATATGGGAGGCAATCCTATCGCAACCTTTAACGCTGGTACTTTGGCTGCTGGCAATCATGTATTTTATACAACAGAAGATAATGGAACCTGTGAGTCTGGTTTAGTTGCTATTGGTGTAACGGTCAATACGCTTCCTGCTACTCCTACTGCTTCTGATATCACAATATGTGCGGGAAATGTTGCTACCCTTAGTGCTTCTGGCAGTGTCAACTGGTATAGTGACCTTCCGCTCACCAATTTAGTGGCAACTACCAATACTTTTGTCACAGGGAATCTAACTACAACTACCAATTTTTATGTAACAGCGGTAGACCAGAATGGTTGTATGAGTGCCATTGATACCGCAACCGTCACCGTTGATCCAATTCCTACGACACCTATAACAACAGCAGACACAACTTGTGAGGGCAATTCTGCTACCTTAACAGCTATTGGTTCTGGAGGTACCCTCAATTGGTATAGTGATGCTACAGGAACGAATATGATTGGCACAGGAACAACCTTACCCCTCTCTATCGTTAATCAGTCAACCACTTACTATGTCAATGAAACGGACAATAGTACTGGCTGTGTTAGTGCAATGGCAATGGCTACAGTCGTTGTAAATCCTAGTCCTAATCCTCCTAGTGCATCCAACGTTACCATTTGTAGTGGTTCGGATGCTATTTTATCAGCGACAGGCTCAGGCAGTGGTGATTTAGTATTTTACGATAACAACAATACAGAGCTAGGGCGTTTTACAATGTCTACAGCCAACACTACAGGTACCTTTAATACAGGAACGCTTGCCGTAGGTAACTATGTATTTTTTGTAGCAGAGGATGCTGGCGATTGTATTTCACCTCTAACAAGCATTAATGTTGATGTTCGTCAACTTCCTGCTGCACCAACGGCTTTTAATGATAGTCCTGTTTGTGAAGGAGAAACGGTTTTTGTACAATCCAGTACGATTGCTGGTGCCACTTATAATTGGACAGGTCCGAATGGCTTTGCAACAACCCTACAGAATTTTAACTTAACCAATATTACAACAGCAGAAGCAGGAACCTATCAGGTTGCTGTTAGCTTAAATGGATGTACCTCAAATAGTACTTCAACCACGGTCACTGTTAATACAAGACCTGTATTGAATAGCCTAACCAGCAATAGCCCACTTTGCGAATTAGAGGATTTAAGCATTACTACTACGCCTGTTTCTGGTGCTACCTATAATTGGACAGGTCCAAATGGTTTTACAGCGACAACGCAAGATATAGCGATTAGTGCGGTCTTAGAAACAGATCACCAAGGATTCTATAGTTTAGTGGCAACCGATGCCAATGGCTGTGCATCCTTACCGCTTTCTACCCTAGTTATGATTACAGCACTTCCTGATGCTGGGCTTGCCAATAGCAATAGCCCCGTATGTATTGGAGAAGATCTAAAACTAGAGGTACAGGAAGTATTTGGAGCTACTTATGCTTGGACTGGTCCAAATGGGTTCACGGCAACTAGTCGTACTCCTATTATCAATGCGACGCAAGCAGATTCGGGGCTTTATACCGTTGTTGTAACCGTTAATAATTGCTCTTCAACGTATACGACTAATGTAGAAATTGCTCCTGCTCCATCCATTACTGTTATAGCTGATACCAACACAGTACTTGGTACTCCAATACAATTATGGGCAGCAGGGGGCATTGGTTATGAATGGTCGCCAGCCACAGATTTGGATAATGTCAATATTCCAAATCCAACATTCACCCCATCAGGATTAGGCACATTCACCTATACCGTATCTACATATAATACATTGGGGTGCAGCGCTTCTACTAAATTAAATATTACCGTTACTCAGCCCACTATCGAAGATTTAAAAATTGTTGATTTATTTACGCCCAATGGAGATGGGGTCAATGATTACTGGTCTGTCAATTTCTTACAAGATCCAGCAATAGGACCTTATCAACTGCAAATTGTATCTCGTGGTGGCATAGAAGTATTAAATACACAGAATTACCAAAATGATTGGTATGGCACATTCAATGGTCAAAATTTACCCGATGGTACCTACTGGTATATTATCCATCTTGAGAATGAGGATAAGACAATTAAAGGTGCTGTAACTATTAAACGATAA